The Reichenbachiella carrageenanivorans region TGTCGACTTAAAATTTGAAAGGTATGACCCAAAATAAAATCAACCCGTATCAACCCAAAAATCACATCCGTATCGTCACGGCTGCTTCTTTATTTGATGGACACGATGCCGCCATCAATATCATGCGAAGAATCATCCAATCTACTGGTGTGGAGGTCATACATCTAGGGCACAATCGATCTGTAAACGAAATAGTAAATTGTGCCATCCAAGAAGACGCACAGGCCATCGCAATCACCTCATACCAAGGCGGACATGTGGAATATTTCAAATACATGCACGATCTACTCAAAGAAAACGGTAGTGAACACATCAAGATATTTGGCGGAGGCGGAGGCACCATACTCCCTACCGAAATAGAAGAGCTACATGCCTACGGCATTTCAAGAATTTATTCACCGGACGATGGGCGTGCCATGGGCCTGCAGGGCATGATCAACGACATGGTGGCCGCCAGCGACTTTGCCATTGGAGAAAACCTGAATGGAGAACACCAACAAATAAATAAAAAAGACGCCAAATCTATCGCGAGAATAATATCGGCTGCAGAAAATTTCCCAGAACAATCCAAAGACACCCTCCAAGCCATTGACGAAAAGTCTAAAACATCTGACACACCTGTACTAGGAATCACGGGTACTGGCGGTGCAGGCAAGTCCTCTTTAGTAGATGAACTAGTCAGAAGGTTTCTGGTGGACTTTGAAGACAAAAGCATTGCTATTATCTCTGTAGACCCTTCTAAACGCAAAACAGGAGGTGCGTTATTAGGCGACCGAATTCGCATGAACGCCATCAACAATTCGCGCGTGTACATGCGGTCGCTAGCCACTCGCCAGTCCAATCTGGCCTTGTCCAAATATGTACAAGAAGCCGTAAACGTGGTGAAAAGTGCGGGCTATGACTTGGTGATATTAGAAACCAGCGGCATCGGCCAGTCGGACACCGAAATCATCGAACACTCTGACCTATCGCTCTACGTGATGACTCCCGAATATGGTGCAGCCACACAATTAGAAAAAATTGATATGCTCGATTTTGCCGACATCATAGCACTCAACAAATTCGACAAGCGAGGAGCACTAGATGCCTTGCGCGATGTCAAAAAACAATACCAAAGAAACCATCAGCTCTTCGACACCCCCGTAGACAACCTGCCTGTCTTTGGCACCATCGCCTCGCAGTTCAACGACCCGGGTATGAACAAGCTCTATCGAGTAATCATGGATGCTATCACGGACAAAACGGGAGCAGAATTAAAATCCACCTTTCAGGCCTCCGAAGAAATGTCGGAGAAGATTTTCATCATTCCGCCTAAGCGGACGAGATACCTTTCGGAAATATCGGACAGCATTCGGGAGTACGATCAGTGGGTAGAAAAGCAACGCCAAATCGCTCAAGACTTGTTTGGCATAGACCGTACCATGAAATTGTCGCAAGACGAAGAGCTAAACACCAAACTAAAGGAACTCTACAAGGAAACAGCACTAGATTTCGACCCTAGAAATCAGCAAGTACTCAGCGAGTGGCAAACCAAGGTAGACAACTACAACTCCGACGAATTTGTGTACCAAGTCAGAGGAAAAGACATCAAAGTACAAACCAAATCCGAATCGCTATCGCACACCAAAATCCCTAAAGTATCCTTACCCAAATATGAGGCTTGGGGAGACATATTGAAGTGGAGTCTTCAAGAAAACGTGCCGGGTGAGTTTCCCTACACGGCAGGTGTATTTCCATTCAAAAGACAGGGCGAAGACCCTACCCGTATGTTTGCTGGCGAAGGCGGGCCAGAGCGCACCAACAGAAGATTTCACTACGTGTCGAAAGGGCTGCCTGCCGCTAGACTGTCTACCGCGTTCGATTCGGTGACACTCTATGGCGAAGACCCAGATCATCGCCCAGACATCTATGGCAAAATCGGCAACTCTGGCGTG contains the following coding sequences:
- a CDS encoding methylmalonyl-CoA mutase family protein, with protein sequence MTQNKINPYQPKNHIRIVTAASLFDGHDAAINIMRRIIQSTGVEVIHLGHNRSVNEIVNCAIQEDAQAIAITSYQGGHVEYFKYMHDLLKENGSEHIKIFGGGGGTILPTEIEELHAYGISRIYSPDDGRAMGLQGMINDMVAASDFAIGENLNGEHQQINKKDAKSIARIISAAENFPEQSKDTLQAIDEKSKTSDTPVLGITGTGGAGKSSLVDELVRRFLVDFEDKSIAIISVDPSKRKTGGALLGDRIRMNAINNSRVYMRSLATRQSNLALSKYVQEAVNVVKSAGYDLVILETSGIGQSDTEIIEHSDLSLYVMTPEYGAATQLEKIDMLDFADIIALNKFDKRGALDALRDVKKQYQRNHQLFDTPVDNLPVFGTIASQFNDPGMNKLYRVIMDAITDKTGAELKSTFQASEEMSEKIFIIPPKRTRYLSEISDSIREYDQWVEKQRQIAQDLFGIDRTMKLSQDEELNTKLKELYKETALDFDPRNQQVLSEWQTKVDNYNSDEFVYQVRGKDIKVQTKSESLSHTKIPKVSLPKYEAWGDILKWSLQENVPGEFPYTAGVFPFKRQGEDPTRMFAGEGGPERTNRRFHYVSKGLPAARLSTAFDSVTLYGEDPDHRPDIYGKIGNSGVNICCLDDAKKLYSGFNLSAPTTSVSMTINGPAATICAFFMNAAIDQQCELYIKENGLEQDVEKKIAAIYKGRENKRPHYQGDLPEGNNGLGLMLLGVTGDQVLDTEVYQHIKTETLAKVRGTVQADILKEDQAQNTCIFSTEFSLRVMGDVQQYFIDQNVRNFYSVSISGYHIAEAGANPITQLALTLSNGFTFVEYYVSRGMDINKFAPNLSFFFSNGIDPEYAVIGRVARRIWAKAMKLKYGADSRSQMLKYHIQTSGRSLHAQEIDFNDIRTTLQALYAIYDNCNSLHTNAYDEAITTPTEESVRRAMAIQLIINRELGLAKNENPIQGSFIIEELTDLVEEAVLEEFDRITERGGVLGAMETMYQRSKIQEESLYYETLKHTGEFPIIGVNTFLSSKGSPTVVPREVIRATTEEKEYQIEMLHHLKEFSGNESNAALKKLQETAIHNENIFDTLMETVKHCSLGQITHALFEVGGQYRRNM